Proteins co-encoded in one Bacillus infantis NRRL B-14911 genomic window:
- a CDS encoding acylphosphatase, which translates to MVPEEKKMIHLNIIVSGKVQGVGFRFFAQRKAVQYGINGWVRNLDDGSVEIRAIGDKKQLDSFMRDLKRGNPFSAIDQMQVDELDGQGELSSSFKIKY; encoded by the coding sequence ATGGTGCCGGAGGAGAAGAAGATGATCCATTTGAACATTATAGTTTCCGGAAAGGTGCAGGGAGTGGGGTTCCGCTTTTTTGCACAGAGAAAAGCTGTTCAATACGGCATCAATGGCTGGGTGCGCAACCTGGATGACGGTTCTGTGGAGATCCGGGCAATCGGAGACAAGAAACAGCTGGATTCTTTTATGAGGGATTTGAAGAGAGGCAACCCTTTCTCGGCGATCGATCAGATGCAAGTGGATGAACTGGATGGCCAGGGCGAGCTGTCTTCTTCCTTTAAGATAAAATATTAG